DNA sequence from the Carnobacterium funditum DSM 5970 genome:
GTTTTCGATAAATGTCAAGTTGACATTGTATACATTTATATTATTGCCATTTCTATTTGTGGCGACACTATATATTCAAAAAGCCCAACGAAAAGCTTTTCAAGATGTTAGTAATAAACAAGCCAACTTAAATGCTTATATTCATGAAAGTATTTCTGGAATTAAAGTAACACAATCGTTCACCCGTGAATCAATGAATAATGACATATTTTCAGAAGTTAGCCAAGATCAAAGAACCACTTGGCTAAAAGCCGTTAAAATCCAATTGTTATTAGCGCCAGCTATTCAAAATGTTGCGACAGTTACTATCTCACTTATTTATTTTATTGGTGTGAGAGGGATAGGAGTAGATGTCTCTACTGGGGTCTTAATTGCTTTTATTGGTTATGTTAATAACTTTTGGAATCCGATGGTTAATATCGGGAACTTTTATAACTCGCTCATTACTGGGACGGCTTATCTCGAACGAATTTTTGAAACACTCGATGTAAAGCCTGAAATTACAGATAAAGAAGATGCATTTGTTATGCCACCTGTAAAAGGAGACGTTGTTTTTAAAGATGTTACATTTGGGTATAAACCAGATCAAACAATTTTTGAAAACCTATCTTTCCATGCTGAACCAGGAGAAACCATTGCAATAGTTGGCCCGACTGGAGCAGGGAAATCAACTATTATTAATTTAATCAGTCGGTTTTATGATGTGAATGAGGGTGAAATTTTGGTAGATGGTATTGATATTCGAAACGTGACATTAAAATCGTTGAGAGATCAAATAGGGGTTATGCTACAAGATACATTTATTTTTTCTGGTACTATCATGGAGAACATAAACTATGGGAATTTAGATGCCACAGAAGAAGAAATAATGGCAGCGGCTAAAATTGTTCGTGCGCATGAATTTATCATGCAGCAAAAAAATGGTTATGATACTGTAATCAATGAGCGAGGGAGCACATTGTCAGCTGGACAACGTCAACTAATTTCTTTTGCTCGTACATTGTTAGCCGATCCAAAAGTATTAATTCTAGATGAAGCGACTTCAAGTATTGATACACAAACTGAAATTCTTTTACAAGAAGGGCTCGATCGTTTGTTAGAAGGAAGGACAGCTTTTATCATTGCTCACCGATTATCGACAATCAAAAACAGTACAAGAATTTTTTATATTGCTGATAAAATTATCCAAGAATCGGGTAGTCATCAAGAATTGATGGACCAAAAAGGGTTGTACTACCATTTATACAAAACACAATTCGATTTATTGCAAAAAATGTAAGATTAAGATAGTTAAATGGTAATAAATAATACGTTTTGCACTACAAACAAAAGGGTTTGTAGTGCAATTTTTATGAAAAATAAAGATTTTTGGTACGGCATTGTTTTGCTAGCGGCTAAATGGGGTGTATGATATATTTGTGTAAGAATTAGAGGAATGAAAAGAGGATGACTATGAAAAACCAGATTTTTGAAAGAGAACACCAAATTAATTACTATGAATGTGATGCTAATAAGCAATTAACTATTTCTATGTTGGTCAATGTGATGATGCAAGTGTCAGGCGAACAAAGCCACGAGTTGGGTGTAGGAGATGAAGAATTAGCTAAAAAAGGATTAGCATGGATTGTGCTTCAGTATGCGGTAGATATTAAGCATATCCCAACCGCTCATCAAAAAATAAAAATAACGACACAAGCCTTGTCTTACAATAAATTATTTTGTTACCGTGAATTTCATGTATACGATGAGACAGGGACTCTTTGCGTAACAGCTAAAAGTACCTTTGCATTGTTGAATTTTGAAAAAAGGAAGATGGTTCGTATACAAGAAGAAACGGTTGCACCTTTTCAGGCACCCTTTTCAAAAAAATTGGTCCGTACGCCTAAACCTGAAAAAGTAGTAGAGGAACAATTTACAGAAAACGAATACCGTGTCCGTTACTTAGATATTGATACAAATCTACATGTGAATAATTCCAAATACTTAGATTGGGCAATAGATACATTGGATTATGACTTTTTGACAACTCATAAATTAACCCATCTTAACATTAAATTTGAAAAAGAAGTTTACTATGGCAATCAAATAAATAGCCAAATGAGTCTCTTTGAGAATGAAGAAGGGGAAATAATCTCTGCTCACCGTATTATGACTGGAGATGTAGTAAACAGTGAAGCAAGCA
Encoded proteins:
- a CDS encoding ABC transporter ATP-binding protein, yielding MAQNSARKDEELKEEFNKEQFKRLGGYLKPYKKAVSKILLVILLSNIILVLGPYLTSIVIDVAIPNKDTALMGWIILVFSLATLVGGWCSRYRIQHITLLGQNVLKDMRSQIFEHIQKLSFSYFDTRPHGKIVIRVVNYINSLSDLLSNGLINVISDVLSLVVTVVFMFSINVKLTLYTFILLPFLFVATLYIQKAQRKAFQDVSNKQANLNAYIHESISGIKVTQSFTRESMNNDIFSEVSQDQRTTWLKAVKIQLLLAPAIQNVATVTISLIYFIGVRGIGVDVSTGVLIAFIGYVNNFWNPMVNIGNFYNSLITGTAYLERIFETLDVKPEITDKEDAFVMPPVKGDVVFKDVTFGYKPDQTIFENLSFHAEPGETIAIVGPTGAGKSTIINLISRFYDVNEGEILVDGIDIRNVTLKSLRDQIGVMLQDTFIFSGTIMENINYGNLDATEEEIMAAAKIVRAHEFIMQQKNGYDTVINERGSTLSAGQRQLISFARTLLADPKVLILDEATSSIDTQTEILLQEGLDRLLEGRTAFIIAHRLSTIKNSTRIFYIADKIIQESGSHQELMDQKGLYYHLYKTQFDLLQKM
- a CDS encoding acyl-[acyl-carrier-protein] thioesterase; the protein is MKNQIFEREHQINYYECDANKQLTISMLVNVMMQVSGEQSHELGVGDEELAKKGLAWIVLQYAVDIKHIPTAHQKIKITTQALSYNKLFCYREFHVYDETGTLCVTAKSTFALLNFEKRKMVRIQEETVAPFQAPFSKKLVRTPKPEKVVEEQFTENEYRVRYLDIDTNLHVNNSKYLDWAIDTLDYDFLTTHKLTHLNIKFEKEVYYGNQINSQMSLFENEEGEIISAHRIMTGDVVNSEASMTWKKNGEESNR